The following coding sequences lie in one Halorussus halophilus genomic window:
- a CDS encoding cyclase family protein — protein sequence MLDGYEMYDLTQPWSQDTPAWPTYDNPKVWYEKSLDTEKVNGQKIEFMNHTGTHLDGEKHFVASGRDIESVGLDELVGDAVVADISDKVGDYDVYTSDMIEDVCDVREGDILFIHTGYQKYAWHREEADPHAFFCKHPGPNQEFADWCKEMDLNYLMLDCGSADHPMNTVIRDVRPELAREAREKHGVDDLDEIFPPEGYQLMHTELFPEGIIHVENAQVPEELLNERVQIGTFPWRFRGGESSVSRCVAFKEA from the coding sequence ATGCTCGATGGATACGAGATGTACGACCTGACACAGCCGTGGTCCCAAGACACGCCAGCGTGGCCGACGTACGACAACCCGAAGGTGTGGTACGAGAAGAGCCTCGACACCGAGAAAGTCAACGGCCAGAAGATAGAGTTCATGAACCACACCGGCACCCACTTGGACGGCGAGAAACACTTCGTCGCCAGTGGACGCGACATCGAGTCGGTGGGGCTGGACGAACTAGTCGGTGACGCCGTCGTCGCCGACATCTCCGACAAAGTCGGGGACTACGACGTGTACACCAGCGACATGATTGAGGACGTGTGTGACGTGCGAGAGGGCGATATCCTCTTCATCCACACCGGCTATCAGAAGTACGCGTGGCACCGCGAAGAGGCAGACCCCCACGCCTTCTTCTGTAAACACCCCGGCCCGAATCAGGAGTTCGCCGACTGGTGCAAGGAGATGGACTTGAACTACCTCATGCTCGACTGCGGGAGCGCAGACCACCCGATGAACACCGTCATCCGGGACGTACGGCCCGAACTCGCGAGAGAAGCGCGCGAGAAACACGGCGTAGACGACTTGGACGAAATCTTCCCGCCGGAAGGGTATCAGCTCATGCACACTGAACTGTTCCCGGAGGGTATCATCCACGTCGAGAACGCCCAAGTACCCGAAGAACTGCTCAACGAACGCGTTCAAATCGGGACCTTCCCATGGCGGTTCCGCGGCGGCGAGTCGTCGGTCTCGCGCTGTGTAGCGTTCAAGGAAGCGTAA